In Candidatus Methylomirabilota bacterium, the following proteins share a genomic window:
- a CDS encoding ABC transporter ATP-binding protein produces the protein MSPRGPLLLDFRGVHTHYGPLHVLKGVSYEIYEGEIVSLLGGNASGKSTTMKTVLGLVRPTEGTIRFRGEPIHALRTSEIVKRGIAPVPEGRRVFPRMTIVENLEMGRYTRRSEPGWDTDLDRVFGLFPVLKERRHQLAGTMSGGEQQMLAIARALMTNPRLLCMDEPSMGLAPRLVEDVFDIIRAINGQGTTIFVIEQNVNMALSVAHRGYVLQMGEVVLSGAAAELLENPLIQKAYLGSA, from the coding sequence ATGAGCCCGCGGGGCCCGCTGCTTCTCGACTTCCGCGGCGTGCACACGCACTACGGGCCGCTCCACGTGCTCAAGGGCGTGAGCTACGAGATCTACGAGGGCGAGATCGTCTCTCTGCTTGGCGGCAACGCCTCGGGCAAGTCCACGACCATGAAGACCGTGCTGGGGCTGGTGCGGCCGACGGAGGGGACCATCCGGTTCCGAGGGGAGCCGATCCACGCCCTCCGCACCAGCGAGATCGTCAAGCGCGGCATCGCGCCCGTGCCGGAAGGACGGCGCGTGTTCCCGCGGATGACCATCGTCGAGAACCTCGAGATGGGCCGCTACACGCGCCGTTCAGAGCCCGGCTGGGATACCGACCTCGACCGCGTGTTCGGCCTGTTCCCGGTGCTGAAGGAGCGGCGGCATCAGCTCGCGGGCACGATGTCGGGCGGCGAGCAGCAGATGCTCGCCATCGCACGGGCGCTCATGACGAACCCGCGCCTCCTCTGCATGGACGAGCCTTCGATGGGCCTGGCGCCCCGTCTCGTCGAGGACGTGTTCGACATCATCCGCGCCATCAACGGCCAGGGCACCACCATCTTCGTCATCGAGCAGAACGTCAACATGGCGCTGTCCGTCGCCCACCGGGGCTACGTGCTGCAGATGGGCGAGGTGGTCCTGAGCGGCGCCGCCGCCGAGCTGCTCGAGAATCCTCTGATCCAGAAAGCCTATCTGGGCAGCGCGTAG
- a CDS encoding extradiol ring-cleavage dioxygenase translates to MADIVLGIGTSHSPMLSTPHEAFAGHRERDQQRVPEFAALARERAARVAPELAPAVTAARHAANQAALATLAAALADAALDALVIIGDDQGEWFSVDSQPALCIYWGDAVESLPPPVERMAPSLRLGYWGYYGDGANRSYPVDAALGRHVIESLTRDHSFDVAHMRVQPRHAPFGHAWSFVHQRLMNGTVIPIVPVLLNTYYPPNQPTPKRCYELGRALRRVIEAWPGARRVGVLGSGGLSHFVVDEALDRHVLNILARRDADAVAALPLNRLNSGNSEIRNWIAAAGALEGLAMRLLDYVPCYRSEAGTGCGMAFAIWD, encoded by the coding sequence ATGGCGGACATCGTCCTCGGCATCGGCACCTCGCACAGCCCCATGCTCAGCACGCCCCACGAGGCCTTCGCGGGGCATCGAGAGCGCGACCAGCAGCGGGTGCCCGAGTTCGCCGCCCTGGCCCGGGAGCGTGCCGCGCGCGTCGCCCCCGAGCTGGCCCCCGCCGTCACCGCGGCGCGCCACGCCGCCAACCAGGCGGCCCTCGCCACCCTGGCCGCCGCGCTGGCCGACGCCGCGCTGGACGCACTGGTGATCATCGGCGACGACCAGGGCGAGTGGTTCAGCGTGGACAGCCAGCCCGCCCTCTGCATCTACTGGGGCGATGCGGTGGAAAGCCTGCCGCCGCCGGTGGAGCGCATGGCGCCCTCCCTGCGCCTGGGGTACTGGGGCTACTACGGCGACGGGGCCAATCGGAGCTACCCCGTGGATGCCGCCCTGGGGCGCCACGTCATCGAATCGCTCACCCGCGACCACAGCTTCGACGTGGCGCACATGCGGGTGCAGCCTCGCCACGCGCCCTTCGGGCACGCGTGGAGCTTCGTGCACCAGCGCCTGATGAACGGCACGGTCATCCCGATCGTGCCCGTGCTGCTCAACACGTACTATCCCCCGAACCAGCCGACCCCGAAGCGGTGCTACGAGCTCGGTCGGGCGCTTCGCCGGGTCATCGAGGCCTGGCCGGGGGCCCGGCGGGTGGGCGTGCTCGGCTCGGGCGGGCTCAGCCACTTCGTGGTGGACGAGGCGCTCGACCGTCATGTGCTCAACATCCTCGCCCGGCGGGACGCGGACGCGGTGGCCGCGCTGCCGCTGAATCGCCTGAACTCCGGCAACTCCGAGATCCGCAACTGGATCGCCGCCGCGGGGGCCCTCGAGGGCCTCGCGATGCGGCTTCTGGACTACGTGCCGTGCTATCGCTCCGAAGCCGGTACCGGCTGCGGCATGGCTTTCGCGATCTGGGACTGA
- a CDS encoding Rieske 2Fe-2S domain-containing protein: MLSREDNELLCRVGRGTPMGELLRQYWMPGLPSSELPSPDGPPKKVRLLGEDLVAFRDTEGRVGLLAANCPHRGASLFFGRNEECGLRCAYHGWKFDVTGRCMDMPSEPEESTFKDKVRARAYPCRDVNGVVWVYMGTRQSPPPFPTFEINTLPAEQVYPPLMMLEDCNWMQALEGDIDSSHIDWVHGKRRPDSAQRGTFHRDKRPRLEVLGTDYGACYSARRRGDTDGLYWHRITQFILPFFTMIAASDPAIVSARAWVPLDDHQNLQFVLRGRLDRPVTEEERRQVRDPFKAWGGYVDGGSDPRRRFYTTANLHNDYLLDYELQRTELNLGIPFLGNLQDRAMTETMGPIYDRTQEHLGTTDAMVIFARKLLLDAARALRDRGTVPANVDDASLYRVRPASVILPDGESWVAATEKARQSDAGVPIAWVPFV, from the coding sequence ATGCTCTCGCGAGAAGACAACGAGCTCCTGTGCCGGGTGGGCCGCGGCACGCCGATGGGCGAGCTGCTGCGCCAGTACTGGATGCCGGGTCTGCCGTCGTCCGAGCTGCCGTCGCCCGACGGGCCGCCGAAGAAAGTCCGCCTCCTCGGCGAGGATCTCGTCGCCTTCCGCGACACCGAAGGGCGCGTGGGCCTGCTCGCGGCGAACTGTCCGCATCGCGGCGCGTCCCTCTTCTTCGGGCGAAACGAGGAGTGCGGGCTCCGCTGCGCGTATCACGGCTGGAAGTTCGACGTGACCGGTCGCTGCATGGACATGCCGAGCGAGCCCGAGGAGAGCACGTTCAAGGACAAGGTCCGCGCACGCGCCTACCCGTGTCGTGACGTCAACGGCGTCGTGTGGGTCTACATGGGGACGCGCCAGTCCCCGCCCCCGTTCCCGACCTTCGAGATCAACACGCTCCCCGCCGAGCAGGTCTACCCGCCGCTCATGATGCTGGAAGACTGCAACTGGATGCAGGCGCTCGAGGGCGACATCGACTCGTCCCACATCGACTGGGTACACGGCAAGCGCCGCCCCGACAGCGCCCAGCGCGGCACCTTCCATCGGGACAAGCGCCCGCGCCTCGAGGTACTGGGCACGGACTACGGCGCCTGCTACTCCGCGCGGCGGCGCGGCGACACGGATGGGCTCTACTGGCACCGCATCACCCAGTTCATCCTCCCCTTCTTCACCATGATCGCGGCCAGCGATCCCGCCATCGTCTCGGCGCGCGCGTGGGTTCCGCTCGATGATCACCAGAACCTCCAGTTCGTGCTGCGTGGCCGGCTCGACCGCCCGGTGACGGAGGAGGAGCGCCGCCAGGTGCGCGATCCCTTCAAGGCCTGGGGCGGCTACGTGGACGGCGGCAGCGACCCGCGGCGCCGCTTCTACACGACGGCGAACCTCCACAACGACTACCTGCTGGACTACGAGCTGCAGCGCACCGAGCTCAACCTCGGCATCCCGTTCCTGGGCAACCTGCAGGACCGCGCGATGACCGAGACGATGGGGCCGATCTACGACCGCACCCAGGAGCATCTGGGCACCACCGACGCCATGGTGATCTTCGCGAGGAAGCTCCTCCTCGACGCGGCGAGGGCGCTGCGCGACCGCGGGACCGTGCCCGCCAACGTGGACGACGCCTCGCTCTACCGCGTGCGCCCGGCCTCCGTCATCCTGCCCGACGGCGAGAGCTGGGTGGCCGCCACCGAGAAGGCGCGCCAATCAGACGCAGGCGTGCCCATCGCCTGGGTGCCCTTCGTCTGA
- a CDS encoding ISNCY family transposase, with translation MLFPRVAVERAMTIREVVLRAMSGAISWIQAAEIIGCSPRSVRRWRARFERRGYDGLLDHRYGRPSPRRAPFGEVQRILRLYRERYGGFNGRHFHQLAQREHGVTLGYTYVKTALQKAGLLPKAQARGRHRRRREPRPCFGELLHLDGSRHRWLALGPEGLDTLVAIVDDATKQLLYAQLVDGGESVRAIMTALGAVFRRYGLPIALYTDRAHWAAHTPRAGARPDPTKLTQVGRALRTLGIEHILSYSPQARGRSERVNRTLQDRLVNELRVAGIATVAAANRYLEQTFLPTYNATFARAPADPASAFVALGSTDLDQILCHEEERVVSRDNVVVLDGVALAVSKQRGRRSCSGLRVLVRRHLDGRYSVWCGARCFGRYDPRGRALAA, from the coding sequence ATGCTCTTCCCCCGGGTGGCAGTGGAGCGGGCGATGACGATTCGGGAGGTCGTGCTGCGCGCGATGAGTGGGGCGATCAGCTGGATCCAGGCCGCCGAGATCATCGGCTGTAGTCCCCGCAGTGTGCGCCGGTGGCGGGCGCGGTTCGAGCGCCGCGGCTACGACGGGTTGCTGGATCATCGCTACGGCCGGCCCTCGCCCCGGCGGGCCCCGTTCGGCGAGGTGCAACGCATCCTGCGGCTGTATCGGGAGCGCTATGGCGGGTTCAACGGCCGCCACTTCCACCAGCTCGCCCAGCGAGAGCACGGCGTGACGCTCGGGTATACCTACGTCAAGACGGCGCTCCAGAAGGCGGGCTTGCTGCCCAAAGCCCAGGCCCGCGGGCGGCATCGGCGGCGGCGGGAGCCGCGGCCGTGCTTTGGGGAGCTATTGCATCTGGACGGCAGCCGGCATCGCTGGCTGGCCCTGGGGCCCGAGGGCCTGGATACGCTGGTGGCCATCGTGGACGATGCCACGAAGCAGCTGCTCTACGCGCAGCTCGTCGACGGGGGCGAGAGTGTGCGGGCCATCATGACCGCGCTGGGGGCGGTGTTTCGCCGCTACGGCTTGCCCATCGCCCTCTACACGGATCGGGCCCATTGGGCGGCCCACACGCCGCGGGCCGGGGCCCGGCCGGACCCGACGAAGCTCACGCAGGTGGGCCGCGCCCTGCGCACGCTGGGGATTGAGCACATCCTGAGCTATTCGCCCCAGGCCCGGGGCCGCAGCGAGCGGGTCAATCGCACGCTGCAGGATCGCCTCGTCAACGAGCTGCGCGTGGCCGGCATCGCCACGGTGGCGGCGGCCAATCGCTACCTCGAGCAGACGTTCCTGCCGACCTACAACGCGACCTTTGCGCGGGCTCCGGCGGACCCCGCCTCAGCCTTCGTGGCGCTCGGGTCCACCGATCTGGACCAGATCCTGTGTCACGAAGAAGAGCGCGTGGTCAGCCGCGACAACGTCGTCGTGCTCGACGGGGTGGCCTTGGCGGTCAGTAAACAGCGCGGCCGCCGCTCCTGCAGCGGGCTGCGCGTGCTCGTGCGCCGCCACCTCGACGGCCGGTACTCCGTGTGGTGCGGGGCCCGCTGTTTCGGCCGCTACGACCCCCGGGGCCGCGCCCTGGCCGCCTAG
- a CDS encoding xanthine dehydrogenase family protein subunit M, translated as MIPAGFDYHAPATIGEATALLSRLGDDAKVLSGGQSLIPLLKLRLASPRHLVDINRIPGLAYVKEADGALRIGALAREVDLDESDVVRARYPLLADATRVIADPLVRNLATVAGNLAHGDPANDHPAVMLALGAEITATGPFGARRIPIGSFFKGPFETALKPDELLTEIRAPAPPPRSGGAYVKLERKVGDFATAAVAAQITLAGDGTVADIGIALTNVGLTPIKADKAEAALRGRRPDDAAIKEAAQLAADAARPEPDLRGSAEYKKDVVRVLTARALRKAIERAGGGK; from the coding sequence ATGATTCCCGCCGGGTTCGACTACCACGCCCCTGCCACCATCGGGGAGGCCACCGCGCTCTTGTCCCGGCTGGGGGACGACGCCAAGGTGCTCTCCGGTGGCCAGAGTCTCATCCCGCTCCTGAAGCTCCGCCTCGCAAGCCCACGGCATCTCGTGGATATCAACCGGATCCCGGGTCTCGCCTACGTCAAGGAGGCGGACGGGGCTCTCCGCATCGGCGCCCTCGCGCGCGAGGTGGATCTGGACGAGTCCGACGTGGTGCGAGCACGCTATCCGCTCTTGGCGGATGCGACCCGCGTGATCGCCGATCCGCTGGTACGGAACCTCGCCACCGTCGCGGGTAACCTTGCCCACGGCGACCCCGCGAATGATCATCCGGCGGTCATGCTGGCGCTGGGGGCGGAGATCACGGCCACCGGTCCCTTCGGCGCGCGGCGCATTCCCATCGGCAGCTTCTTCAAGGGTCCGTTCGAGACCGCGCTCAAGCCCGATGAGCTCTTGACCGAGATTCGCGCGCCGGCTCCGCCGCCGCGCAGTGGCGGGGCGTACGTCAAGCTGGAGCGTAAGGTCGGCGACTTCGCCACCGCGGCGGTGGCGGCCCAGATCACCCTCGCCGGCGACGGCACGGTGGCCGACATCGGCATCGCGCTCACCAACGTGGGGCTGACGCCGATCAAGGCGGACAAGGCGGAGGCCGCGCTGAGAGGCAGACGGCCCGACGACGCCGCGATCAAGGAGGCCGCGCAGCTGGCCGCCGATGCAGCCCGGCCGGAGCCCGATCTGCGCGGCTCGGCCGAATACAAGAAGGATGTCGTCCGGGTCCTGACGGCCCGCGCGCTGCGGAAGGCGATCGAGCGCGCCGGCGGAGGCAAGTGA
- a CDS encoding (2Fe-2S)-binding protein, translating to MNVQVTINGEKLSADVEPRLLLVHLIREVFRLTGTHIGCDTTHCGACAVLLDGRPVKSCTMFAVQAHNRDIQTVEGLEQNGALHPLQEGFIAEHGLQCGYCTPGMLMTSKAFLDKHPSPSEDEIRWAISGNLCRCTGYVNIVKAVQHAAAQLRAAAPAGGTR from the coding sequence ATGAACGTCCAGGTCACGATCAACGGCGAGAAGCTCTCCGCCGACGTGGAGCCGCGACTGCTCCTCGTCCACCTCATCCGGGAAGTCTTCCGGCTCACCGGCACGCACATCGGCTGCGACACCACGCATTGCGGCGCGTGCGCGGTGTTGCTCGACGGCCGGCCGGTGAAGTCCTGCACGATGTTCGCCGTGCAGGCCCACAACCGCGACATCCAGACGGTGGAAGGGCTCGAGCAGAACGGCGCGCTGCATCCTCTGCAGGAAGGCTTCATCGCGGAGCATGGGCTCCAGTGCGGTTACTGCACCCCGGGCATGCTCATGACGAGCAAGGCCTTTCTGGACAAGCACCCGTCGCCCTCCGAGGACGAGATCCGCTGGGCGATCTCCGGCAATCTCTGCCGCTGCACCGGGTACGTGAACATTGTCAAGGCCGTGCAGCACGCGGCGGCCCAGCTCAGGGCGGCGGCGCCCGCGGGAGGGACGCGATGA
- a CDS encoding aerobic carbon-monoxide dehydrogenase large subunit, whose translation MTTMRTTPEVGGMGHSIKRKEDPRFIRGKGTYVDDVVLPGMLYLDIVRSPHAHAKIVKIDTAKATAVPGVLAVITGADLAKYNLHWMPTLMSDTQMVLPVEKVMYQAQEVAAVLATTRYAAADGAAAVDVEYEPLPAVVSPQKALEPGAPVLRTDKKDKKDNHIWHWEWGDRAATDRAFAEADVTVKEQIYIPRIHVASIETCGCVAHFDKVNDKLTVWMTTQAPHAIRTVFALVAGHVGLAEHKIRIISPDIGGGFGGKVPVYPGYVIAVAASVLTGKPVKWIEDRMENLQADSFARDYHITAELAAKKDGTLTALRIKTLADHGYTDAAANPSKFPAGLFHVCTGSYDLKAAHVEVDGAYTNKPPGGIAYRCSFRVTEAVHTIERMVDIMAHQLGQDPADFRKKNFIKPEQFPYKSALGWEYDSGNYAGALDKAMQTIGYAELKREQAEKRKRGELMGIGISSFTEIVGAGPSKHFDILGLKMFDSCEIRVHPTGKAIARFGTKSQGQGHETTYAQILAEELGIPAKDIQIEEGDTDTAPYGLGTYASRSTPVAGAAAAIAARKVLDKARKLAAHLLEVAPEDLVYEPGKFSVKGAPNRSKTIQDCAFAAYTNHPQGMEAGLEAVSYYDPPNLTYPFGSYICVVDIDKGTGEVKVRRFVAIDDCGNIINPMIVQGQVHGGLTMGLAPALLEEISYDEHGNVQGGSFIDYLLPTAVETPKWETGHTITPSPHHPIGAKGIGESATVGAPAAIANAVVDALWHLGVRHVDIPITPPKVWKLLREKGVTE comes from the coding sequence ATGACCACGATGAGGACCACTCCCGAAGTCGGCGGCATGGGGCACTCGATCAAGAGAAAAGAGGATCCGCGCTTCATCCGGGGCAAGGGCACCTACGTGGACGACGTGGTGCTGCCCGGCATGCTCTATCTCGACATCGTGCGGAGCCCCCACGCCCACGCCAAGATCGTGAAGATCGACACCGCGAAGGCCACGGCGGTGCCGGGCGTGCTCGCCGTGATCACCGGCGCGGATCTCGCCAAGTACAACCTCCACTGGATGCCCACGCTCATGTCGGACACCCAGATGGTGCTGCCCGTCGAGAAGGTGATGTACCAGGCGCAGGAGGTGGCGGCGGTGCTCGCCACCACGCGCTACGCCGCCGCCGACGGCGCCGCCGCGGTGGACGTGGAGTACGAGCCGTTGCCCGCGGTGGTGAGCCCGCAGAAGGCGCTCGAGCCGGGCGCCCCGGTGCTCCGCACCGACAAGAAGGACAAGAAGGACAATCACATCTGGCACTGGGAGTGGGGCGACCGCGCCGCGACCGATCGCGCCTTCGCCGAGGCGGACGTGACGGTCAAGGAGCAGATCTACATCCCCCGCATCCACGTGGCGTCCATCGAGACCTGCGGCTGCGTGGCGCATTTCGACAAGGTCAACGACAAGCTCACGGTCTGGATGACCACCCAGGCGCCCCACGCGATCCGAACCGTCTTCGCCCTCGTCGCGGGCCACGTGGGCCTCGCCGAGCACAAGATCCGCATCATCTCCCCCGACATCGGGGGCGGGTTCGGCGGCAAGGTGCCGGTCTATCCCGGCTACGTGATCGCGGTGGCGGCGTCGGTTCTCACCGGCAAGCCCGTGAAGTGGATCGAGGACCGCATGGAGAATCTCCAGGCGGATTCCTTCGCCCGCGACTACCACATCACCGCGGAGCTGGCCGCCAAGAAGGACGGCACCCTCACCGCCCTCCGGATCAAGACCTTGGCCGATCACGGCTACACGGATGCCGCCGCCAACCCGTCCAAGTTCCCGGCGGGGCTCTTCCACGTCTGCACCGGCTCCTACGATCTCAAGGCCGCGCACGTGGAGGTCGACGGCGCCTATACCAACAAGCCGCCGGGCGGCATCGCGTACCGCTGCTCGTTCCGCGTCACGGAAGCCGTGCACACCATCGAGAGAATGGTCGACATCATGGCCCATCAGCTCGGCCAGGATCCCGCCGACTTCCGCAAGAAGAACTTCATCAAGCCGGAGCAGTTCCCCTACAAGTCGGCGCTCGGGTGGGAGTACGACAGCGGCAACTACGCGGGGGCGCTCGACAAGGCCATGCAGACGATCGGGTACGCCGAGCTCAAGCGGGAGCAGGCGGAGAAGCGCAAGCGCGGCGAGCTGATGGGCATCGGAATCTCGAGCTTCACCGAGATCGTGGGGGCCGGCCCCTCCAAGCACTTCGACATCCTCGGCCTCAAGATGTTCGACTCCTGCGAGATCCGCGTGCATCCCACCGGCAAGGCCATCGCGCGCTTCGGCACCAAGTCGCAGGGCCAGGGGCACGAGACCACCTACGCCCAGATCCTCGCCGAGGAGCTGGGCATCCCCGCCAAGGACATCCAGATCGAGGAAGGCGACACCGACACCGCGCCCTACGGGCTCGGCACCTACGCGAGCCGCTCCACGCCGGTCGCGGGCGCCGCCGCCGCGATCGCCGCGCGGAAGGTCCTCGACAAGGCGCGCAAGCTCGCGGCCCATCTCCTGGAGGTCGCGCCGGAGGACCTCGTCTACGAGCCGGGCAAGTTCTCGGTGAAGGGCGCGCCCAACCGTTCGAAGACCATCCAGGACTGCGCGTTCGCCGCCTATACCAATCACCCGCAGGGCATGGAGGCGGGGCTGGAGGCGGTGTCGTACTACGACCCGCCCAACCTCACCTACCCGTTCGGTAGCTACATCTGCGTCGTGGACATCGACAAGGGCACGGGCGAGGTGAAGGTGCGCCGCTTCGTCGCCATCGACGACTGCGGCAACATCATCAATCCCATGATCGTCCAGGGCCAGGTGCACGGCGGCCTCACCATGGGGCTGGCACCCGCGCTGCTCGAGGAGATCTCCTACGACGAGCACGGCAACGTGCAAGGGGGAAGCTTCATCGACTACCTGCTCCCGACGGCAGTGGAGACACCCAAATGGGAGACCGGCCACACCATCACGCCCTCCCCGCACCATCCCATCGGCGCCAAGGGCATCGGCGAGTCGGCCACCGTCGGCGCGCCCGCCGCCATCGCCAACGCGGTGGTGGACGCGCTCTGGCATCTGGGCGTCCGGCACGTGGACATCCCCATCACCCCGCCCAAGGTCTGGAAGCTCCTCCGGGAGAAGGGCGTCACCGAGTAA
- a CDS encoding XdhC family protein, translated as MSEPDLLALAAALRQQGEAFALATVVRCERPTSAKPGAKALIRADGTMLGWVGGACAEPIVLREAAAALHDGEPRLVSLVGEHGRPAGRAEGIREHPMTCHSGGTLEIYVEPYLPKPLLVLVGHGPVVETLVALGRAVDYTVETVAADAGAAALDRLALTDRAAVVIATHGEVDEAMLERVLGTGAGYVSLVASRKRAAAVLATLRERGVPMERLGRLKAPAGLDIGAVTPTEIAVSILAEIIQLRRSGKAPAADAMPRLAVIAAPSSAPAEGDDAIDPVCGMRVRVATARHRSEAGGRPVYFCCGGCKAKFDAAPERYALR; from the coding sequence ATGTCTGAGCCCGATCTTCTTGCGCTCGCCGCGGCGCTACGGCAGCAGGGCGAGGCCTTCGCCCTCGCCACCGTGGTGCGCTGCGAGCGGCCGACCTCGGCCAAGCCGGGCGCCAAGGCGCTGATCCGCGCCGACGGCACCATGCTCGGCTGGGTCGGCGGCGCCTGCGCGGAGCCCATCGTGCTGCGCGAGGCGGCGGCAGCGCTGCACGACGGTGAGCCGCGCCTCGTCAGCCTCGTGGGCGAGCACGGCCGGCCCGCCGGCCGCGCCGAGGGGATCCGCGAGCACCCGATGACGTGCCACAGCGGCGGCACGCTGGAGATCTACGTGGAGCCCTATCTTCCCAAGCCCCTGCTCGTGCTGGTCGGCCACGGGCCCGTGGTGGAGACGCTCGTCGCCCTCGGCCGCGCGGTGGACTACACCGTGGAGACCGTGGCCGCCGACGCCGGGGCGGCCGCCCTGGACCGCCTGGCCCTCACCGACCGCGCCGCCGTGGTGATCGCCACCCACGGCGAAGTGGACGAGGCGATGCTGGAGCGCGTCCTCGGCACCGGCGCGGGCTACGTCAGCCTGGTGGCCAGCCGCAAGCGCGCGGCCGCCGTCCTGGCGACGCTCCGCGAGCGGGGCGTGCCCATGGAGCGCCTGGGCCGGCTCAAGGCGCCCGCCGGGCTCGACATCGGCGCGGTGACGCCGACGGAGATCGCGGTGAGCATTCTCGCCGAGATCATCCAGCTCCGGCGCAGCGGCAAGGCGCCGGCGGCGGATGCCATGCCGCGCCTCGCCGTGATCGCTGCCCCGTCCTCGGCGCCGGCTGAAGGAGACGACGCCATCGATCCCGTGTGCGGGATGCGGGTCCGCGTGGCCACCGCCCGCCATCGCTCCGAGGCGGGCGGGCGCCCGGTGTACTTCTGCTGCGGTGGCTGCAAGGCGAAGTTCGACGCGGCGCCCGAGCGCTACGCGCTCCGCTGA
- a CDS encoding MBL fold metallo-hydrolase, with protein MRRLGRLFTVLLVVASCATSPQRGQALIGLGIDGMGGVNALTGVKTLAVKGTVRQWDPEQSLAPGGEARFANESTFTSAADMASGAMRVDWVRNYAYPSPRSFTYTEIVTPEAGYVAGIDSSGRNKQSLDSNPPAHTMSSLRVATFQREARRSSPLLLLEMQKNPDRVAQLGDIVVGSTSYPAVGYQTADTLYTVMFDRTSGLPARIRTLDYDNIWGDVPYDLVLSDWQVLDGIRVATTQRYELGGRLVMETKIADLKKNIPIGTGQLAIPDAFRAGAARPATADVPYQWVLRRQFIGAYLDSENPSFDARVTQSLRLVELAPGVSHAAGGTHHSLVVEMKDYVVVFDAPVSDRQSNMVLSAVRAKYLRKPVKYLVLTHHHMDHAGGIRAYAAEGATIVVGQGAGAHFRRVLAAPYIRNPDLTAKDLAGTPIVEVADKWALSDGAREVQAYMVPNTPHVESMLIGYVPSARLGYVTDLWSPGPPLPAQLTPLQLGLVAGVKKAGITPEKFAGGHGGVADYAPLAERAGN; from the coding sequence CGATGGGATGGGGGGCGTCAACGCGCTCACCGGCGTGAAGACGCTGGCGGTCAAGGGCACCGTGCGCCAGTGGGATCCCGAGCAGTCGCTGGCCCCCGGCGGCGAGGCGCGCTTCGCTAACGAATCCACCTTCACATCCGCCGCCGATATGGCGTCCGGCGCCATGAGAGTCGACTGGGTGCGGAACTACGCGTATCCGTCCCCGCGCTCGTTCACGTACACCGAGATCGTGACGCCCGAGGCCGGCTATGTCGCGGGCATCGACAGCTCCGGGCGCAACAAGCAGAGCCTCGACTCGAACCCGCCCGCGCACACGATGTCGAGCCTGCGTGTGGCCACGTTCCAGCGCGAGGCGCGCCGGAGCTCACCGCTCCTCCTGCTCGAGATGCAGAAGAACCCCGACCGCGTCGCCCAGCTGGGCGACATCGTGGTGGGGAGCACCTCCTACCCGGCGGTGGGGTACCAGACGGCGGACACGCTCTACACCGTGATGTTCGACCGGACCTCCGGCCTTCCCGCTCGCATCCGCACGCTCGACTACGACAACATCTGGGGTGACGTCCCCTACGATCTCGTTCTGTCCGACTGGCAGGTGCTGGACGGAATCCGGGTGGCCACGACCCAGCGCTACGAGCTGGGTGGGCGCCTCGTGATGGAGACGAAGATCGCCGACCTCAAGAAGAACATCCCGATCGGCACCGGCCAGCTCGCGATTCCTGATGCCTTCCGCGCGGGCGCGGCGCGTCCCGCCACCGCCGACGTGCCGTATCAGTGGGTATTGCGGCGGCAGTTCATCGGGGCGTACCTCGACTCCGAGAATCCGAGCTTCGACGCCCGCGTCACCCAGAGCCTCCGGCTCGTCGAGCTGGCCCCCGGGGTGAGTCACGCGGCGGGCGGCACGCACCACAGCCTGGTCGTGGAGATGAAGGACTACGTGGTCGTGTTCGATGCGCCGGTGAGCGACCGGCAATCCAACATGGTGCTCAGCGCGGTTCGGGCGAAGTATCTCCGCAAGCCGGTCAAGTACCTGGTTCTGACCCATCACCACATGGATCATGCGGGCGGGATCCGTGCATACGCCGCGGAGGGCGCCACCATCGTGGTGGGCCAGGGCGCCGGCGCCCACTTCCGCCGAGTGCTCGCGGCGCCGTACATCCGCAACCCCGACCTCACCGCCAAGGACCTCGCTGGAACGCCCATCGTGGAAGTCGCGGACAAGTGGGCGCTCTCCGACGGCGCGCGGGAGGTGCAGGCGTACATGGTTCCCAACACCCCGCACGTGGAGTCCATGCTGATTGGCTACGTGCCCTCGGCGCGCCTGGGCTATGTCACCGACCTCTGGAGTCCGGGTCCGCCCCTGCCGGCGCAGCTCACGCCCCTGCAGCTCGGGCTCGTGGCCGGCGTGAAGAAGGCGGGGATCACGCCGGAGAAGTTCGCGGGCGGCCACGGCGGCGTCGCGGACTACGCGCCGCTTGCGGAGCGCGCCGGCAACTAG